The following are encoded together in the Strongyloides ratti genome assembly S_ratti_ED321, chromosome : 2 genome:
- a CDS encoding 60S acidic ribosomal protein P2, with product MKYLAAYLLAQLGGVAAPSSKNVEDILGSVGIDVDGDALKAVLKSLEGKNVEEVISEGSKKLASVPSGGAAPAAAAASSGSAAAPAPAASKKEEKKEESEDEDMGFGLFD from the exons atgaaatatcTCGCTGCTTACCTTTTGGCCCAACTTGGAGGAGTTGCTGCTCCATCAAGCAAGAATGTTGAAGATATTCTTGGATCAGTTGGAATTGATGTTGATGGTGATGCTCTTAAAGCCGTTCTTAAATCCCTTGAAGGAAAGAATGTTGAAGAAGTAATCTCTGAAGGATCTAAAAAACTTGCTTCCGTTCCATCTGGAGGTGCTGCCCCAGCTGCTGCTGCTGCTTCATCTGGATCTGCTGCCGCCCCAGCCCCAGCTG cttCCAAGAAAGAAGAAAAGAAAGAAGAATCAGAAGACGAAGATATGGGATTCGGACTCTTCGACTAA
- a CDS encoding Zinc finger, C2H2 domain-containing protein, which yields MAVEIIGDDSDCDLKIDESFDENDINTPGFFSSHTSIRTINCVSPNNISTQSPSSVSGNEDFASNSLHNTFKNEISNRSSTSNNIISSTSQQKIDNLPSIKTSLSDDTKIIGSHKDKVFCSDNPSLTIGTKDYSNITCDIEDNNFNSNMEIGPTNRKRKHCLEVDNKSNSIQNRHNNSDNCQSDTSETKNESTHSLNVKIHYKFNSSIFISTEINNQEMHGILMPGGTTNISLPNDKTEKGIENFDPSTSKNYILNEKTIKKENIFNNKGYRTLDDLMPSTSNTEGSFFTSSTNITDNTKEKESVMICPLDNCTYQFLNLIDVCEHLKNKHGQNKSTIKGESQNNIEPIKYSTIGTMTDMIISKNLSPNNNDVLHKPKAEKISPIIHNQSSIKINNRIENSKMDGTPSLMQGSIVDPKNIMAASMASFNFQPPGMPSLVKNNLGQSANSSTASTPIKQSDGGTKHKIHELKPNPSNVSPSTSKNSRANSTSNGINNYQMDPLRPSSVSTSLANQTGMTLGLNPFAFPPGANPFAGMTPQLGLHNQGGNANQMMNMFNPMVMQAAAAAQMRNQMFMMPNMGMQGGQMPEQIAIQMAMLGQMPQK from the exons atggCTGTTGAAATTATTGGTGATGACTCGGATTGCGATTTAAAGATAGATGAATCATTTGATGAAAATGACATTAATACTCCAggttttttttcttcacaTACTTCTATTCGAACTATTAATTGTGTATCACCTAATAATATTTCGACACAAAGCCCTTCTTCAGTTTCAGGAAATGAAGACTTTGCCTCAAATTCATTAcataatacatttaaaaatgaaatatcaA ATAGATCATCTActtctaataatattatttcatctACATCACAACAGAAAATTGACAATCTACCATCAATAAAGACTTCTCTATCTGATGATACAAAGATTATTGGAAGTCATAAAGACAAAGTTTTTTGTTCAGATAACCCTAGTTTAACGATAGGTACAAAAGATTATAGTAATATTACGTGTGACATCgaagataataattttaatag taatatGGAAATAGGTCCTACAAACAGAAAGAGAAAGCATTGTTTGGAGGTTGATAATAAATCTAATTCTATTCAAAATAGACATAATAATTCAGATAATTGTCAATCTGATACATCAGAAACAAAAAATGAATCTACTCATTCTTTGAATGTAAAAATTcactataaatttaattccTCTATCTTTATTTCAACTGAAATAAATAACCAAGAAATGCATGGTATTTTAATGCCCGGTGGAACTACAAACATTTCTTTACCAAATGATAAAACCGAGAAAGGAATAGAAAACTTTGATCCATCtacttcaaaaaattatattcttaatgaaaaaacaataaaaaaagaaaatatttttaataataaaggtTATCGGACGTTAGACGATTTGATGCCATCTACTTCAAATACTGAAGGTAGTTTTTTTACCTCTTCAACAAATATAACGGATAATACAAAAGAAAAGGAATCTGTTATGATATGTCCACTTGATAATTGTACGTATCAATTTCTTAATTTAATAGATGTTTGtgaacatttaaaaaataaacatggACAAAATAAGTCAACTATTAAAGGAGAAAGTCAAAATAACATAGAACctattaaatattcaacAATAGGAACTATGACTGATATGATAATTAGCAAAAATCTTTCtccaaataataatgatgttTTACATAAACCTAAAGCTGAAAAGATATCTCCAATAATACATAATCAGTCCAGtattaagataaataataGAATTGAAAATTCAAAAATGGATGGAACGCCGTCACTTATGCAGGGAAGTATTGTAGatccaaaaaatattatggcAGCATCAATGGcttcttttaattttcaacCTCCTGGTATGCCATCATTGGTAAAGAATAATTTGGGGCAATCGGCTAATTCTTCAACTGCTTCAACACCAATAAAACAATCTGATGGTGGTACTAAGCATAAGATTCATGAATTAAAACCAAATCCATCTAATGTTTCTCCTAGTACATCAAAAAATAGTAGGGCTAATTCAACATCAAAtggaataaataattatcaaatgGATCCTTTACGCCCTTCTTCAGTTTCCACTTCTTTAGCCAATCAAACGGGTATGACATTGGGGTTAAATCCATTTGCATTTCCTCCTGGTGCTAATCCTTTTGCCGGCATGACACCTCAATTAGGACTCCATAATCAAGGAGGTAACGCTAATCAAATGATGAACATGTTTAATCCTATGGTAATGCAGGCAGCAGCTGCAGCTCAAATGAGAAATCAAATGTTTATG atGCCAAATATGGGAATGCAAGGAGGGCAAATGCCAGAGCAAATAGCTATTCAAATGGCAATGCTTGGGCAAATGCCACAAAAATAG
- a CDS encoding Glutamine--fructose-6-phosphate aminotransferase [isomerizing] 1: MCGIFAYLNFLTPKTRQEIVDILLQGLARMEYRGYDSAGIAIDGSNDVTNPHGNVVTLRSVGKVDILRQHIYAKDNLDFTMNYDVHCGIAHTRWATHGIPCEANSHPQRSNSKNEFLVVHNGILTNYREIKEYLIRKGFEFESETDTEIIAKLIQHLSDRYPSFSFRQLVETTIQQLEGAFALAFKSTRFPGQLAATRRGSPLLVGIKSASKLTSNHFPVIFSKARNLNSSLNGVLDYSNLHDGSGFETPLESSTPFDLKQRRDSFSTFKASENPNFEVEYFIASDASAIIEHTKQVIYLEDDDVAMIADGSLSIHRIKRSNSERETPETRAVHSLNMELQQIMRGSYKTFMQKEIFEQPESAVNTMRGRVLVDGNIVLGGIKDYIQDIKRCRRLIMIACGTSYNSAIACRQIIEELTELPVILELASDFLDRETPIFRDDVCFFISQSGETADTLNALRYCKPKGALLIGITNTVGSSICRESHCGVHINAGPEIGVASTKAYTSQIISIIMFALSLSDDRISLVKRRQEIIDGLRNLPELIKSVLELDSKILEIAKSIYKEQSLLIMGRGYNFATCLEGALKIKELSYMHCEGIMSGELKHGPLAMVDENIPIVMIICNDHVFKRSINALQQVKARNGRPILIVDDSVPEEFISNCDKVLRVPKTVDCLQSILTVIPLQLLSYHIAELNGHNVDRPRNLAKSVTVE; the protein is encoded by the exons ATGTGTGGAATCTTTGCTTATCTTAACTTTTTAACTCCAAAAACCAGGCAAGAAATTGTAGATATTCTTCTACAGGGACTTGCACGGATGGAATATCGTGGTTATGATTCTGCAG GTATTGCTATCGATGGAAGCAATGATGTAACAAATCCACATGGTAATGTTGTTACACTTCGTTCTGTAGGGAAGGTAGATATTCTTCGTCAGCATATCTATGCAAAAGATAACTTAGATTTTACAATGAATTATGATGTCCATTGTGGAATTGCTCATACTCGTTGGGCTACTCATGGTATCCCTTGTGAAGCAAATTCCCATCCACAACGTTCAAActcaaaaaatgaatttcTTGTTGTTCACAATGGAATACTAACAAATTACCGTGAAATTAAAGAGTACCTCATCAGAAAAGGGTTTGAATTTGAGAGCGAAACTGATACTGAGATTATTGCTAAACTCATTCAACATCTTTCTGATAGATATCCGAGTTTTAGTTTTAGACAACTTGTTGAAACAACAATTCAACAGCTTGAAGGAGCTTTCGCTTTAGCTTTCAAATCAACGAGGTTCCCTGGACAGCTCGCCGCAACAAGGCGTGGAAGTCCTTTATTGGTTGGCATTAAAAGTGCATCAAAGTTAACTTCAAATCATTTCCCAGTAATTTTCAGTaaag CTCGTAATTTGAATTCTTCATTGAATGGAGTTTTAGATTACTCAAACTTACATGATGGTTCTGGATTTGAAACTCCACTTGAATCTAGTACTCCTTTTG aTCTTAAACAGCGCCGTGATTCTTTCAGCACTTTTAAGGCATCTGAAAATCCAAACTTTGAAGTTGAATACTTTATTGCATCTGATGCCAGTGCAATAATTGAACATACAAAACAGGTTATCTATCTTGAAGACGATGATGTTGCTATGATTGCAGATGGTTCATTGTCAATTCATAGAATTAAACGCTCTAACAGTGAACGTGAAACACCTGAGACTCGTGCCGTACATTCTCTTAATATGGAACTCCAACAAATCATGAGAGGATCATACAAAACATTTATGCAAAAGGAGATATTTGAACAACCTGAGTCAGCTGTCAACACTATGAGAGGAAGAGTTCTTGTTGATGGAAATATTGTTCTTGGAGgtataaaagattatattcAAGACATAAAAAGATGTCGCAGATTGATTATGATTGCTTGTGGTACTTCATATAATTCTGCTATTGCTTGTCGTCAAATTATAGAAGAGTTAACCGAACTTCCTGTCATTCTAGAATTGGCTAGTGATTTTCTTGATAGAGAAACACCTATCTTCAGGGATGATGTATGTTTCTTTATCTCTCAATCAGGAGAAACTGCTGATACTTTGAATGCTCTAAGATACTGTAAACCTAAAGGTGCCTTGTTAATTGGTATTACAAATACTGTTGGAAGTTCAATTTGTAGAGAATCCCATTGTGGTGTTCATATTAATGCTGGTCCAGAAATTGGTGTTGCCTCAACAAAAGCCTATACATCacaaattatttctattataatGTTTGCCTTATCATTATCTGACGATCGCATTTCATTGGTAAAAAGAAGACAGGAGATAATTGATGGCCTTAGAAATCTTCCAGAACTTATCAAATCAGTCTTAGAACTTGATTCAAAAATACTTGAAATAGCCAAAAGTATTTACAAAGAACAGTCTTTATTAATTATGGGACGTGGTTATAACTTTGCCACCTGCCTTGAAGGAGctttaaagataaaagaaCTTTCATATATGCATTGTGAAGGCATTATGTCCGGAGAATTAAAACATGGTCCATTGGCAATGGTTGATGAAAACATTCCTATTGTTATGATTATTTGTAACGATCATGTCTTCAAGCGTTCTATAAATGCCCTTCAACAGGTTAAGGCAAGAAATGGCAGACCAATATTGATTGTTGATGATTCTGTTCCGGAAGAATTTATCTCCAATTGTGACAAGGTTCTTCGCGTACCAAAAACTGTTGATTGTCTTCAAAGTATTCTTACCGTTATCCCACTCCAATTACTTTCATATCACATTGCTGAGCTTAATGGTCATAATGTTGATAGACCAAGAAATTTAGCTAAATCAGTAACCGTTGAGTAG
- a CDS encoding GRIP domain and EKC/KEOPS complex, subunit Pcc1 family-containing protein, with protein sequence MGDQKITMPSDVEMIKEYDNKNYENDKINENNNVNYDKLHTLECRLNIENENDAKILFTTLNVDKEPSRSKTIRHLKLEGKYIVGKFSSVDEKSLQKSIQHFMEMYLLAKSTINIFKTIMFKGLKSKLEDEAKKLSTAVSQYGENMAHQLRTGEGTGGLLNFNKVNNESDNSKSTNTKGNNKKNGDNTTIAQEFDETSLFSLSPIDDTLRTRRLSNCSNTSTNSNTDIFSFENLIPQKSAILTELESNADESVIGSSTFASASKEQISSILNKLNSRSAKYKMKYKNLIATYNELVTENAKCQSVLEQTQDATVKKIKKLKNEKLELEEKLRNIQSGAIPSDAEKIKKLEELLEKCKDNIFMNKTKIANLSKENDELKKKLNEGRENIDNNKDGTSNQLNCKDYNETIKKLEEENAITLATVKAQFHSQLEEKDNEINSWRNKYSQQIFDNENIKKENENLVKLSESLEQEKKEMLEQIVETKKQVLESVEKDERYKREQCEIEFNERLASSLKNNDSKWEEKFVLLKEEYEQKINNLQEGIDNCSTNFVDKNCFDKEYQRVLDELKAENSSLKNEILDLKMLSEKEISDLKKSIKFSSERHNSEIDGIIKEAEEGNNDLKRELENMKCKYNDLTKNVEEERNKLCEKIRLLELESINNNDTITELRKLSDTQKSDLSTELNKLKVQLKTITEERNNLLTRIKDYDKNLKDLKEKYQSEVDENQSLNSKLEEIIIEQSTFKEVTKNEIEELKMLIESKKQEIVNLLNEKETFEAELTDARLVKKLKSQLESDLEDMRNELKETSENLTQSELRYNEMLNKLKEENNILKTEKDLWMKNENYDVDNENNIKELNEKIILADREINNLRDEINKLEEDSEKKQLKQELNEIKENLQQSLNEKNDLSQQLIALQDEFQKLLEKDTENEMATKVNSLEDEKSNLENELESAKNEIDMLNDNIKSLKNIELNDLQKFNAKFEQKDNEIKELSQKLETYDLSKNDYNTLTKEMEELKLSNDNLREEYMQKENLVSELREELNIVKNDRENLDKEIQALLKCKQEHLVDIESSKSKVAELMEEIEKLKDMEIGHKEHINILQEEISRKNEEQEKIVNEKDSLTSEIESLKRQVKENEIALSVTEKYKKEMDKFKKEAEMKVEEMRQKVSQVESDRCSKYQVELEKLKATLENKLEDIDNLKAKKMEVEDLLKEANEKVNNYSAKVVDLEEKLKDNKDLTLKLLEKEDVILELRDQCTKLEQDYVEFKEKSAITISTLETKITEMEQSKASDVKKAMAKVDGDQKRMIKELQKEVKQLYHELSKTSSTNDALNEEIKKLKQIENLSEDCVKNVTTSNLNSEIGGKDDNKTTKRSFDVIDYEELNVLREKVLNYQAKLFELEEKYLKETTALKEEIKKNNLTRSVENNTLANALEIKSINHSINKLSNQFTSAENYTFAEPTEAEYLRNILYRYMYERETLGKGNVTLAKVIGTVAKFSPEQMEAVLNKEEARHLSWIQVAENSSSSAVKSLMGPNVTCVTQRKRSSYDKM encoded by the exons ATGGGAGATCAAAAAATTACCATGCCTTCTGATGTAGAAATGATTAAGGagtatgataataaaaattatgagaatgataaaataaatgaaaataataatgttaattatgataaattacATACTTT AGAATGCAGACTCAACATTGAGAATGAGAATGATgcaaaaatactttttactACATTAAATGTTGATAAAGAACCTAGTAGAAGTAAAACAATTCGCCATCTTAAACTAGAAGGAAAATATATTGTAGGAAAATTTAGTAGTGTTGATGAGAAAAGTCTTCAAAAATCAATTCAACATTTTATGGAAATGTACTTATTAGCAAAGTcaacaataaatatt tttaaaacaattatgtTCAAAGGTCTCAAATCAAAATTAGAAGATGAGGCCAAGAAATTATCAACTGCTGTTTCACAGTATGGTGAAAATATGGCACATCAATTAAGAACGGGAGAAGGGACTGGtggtttattaaattttaacaaagtAAATAATGAATCTGACAACAGCAAATCAACTAATACTAAGgggaataataaaaaaaatggagaTAATACAACAATAGCACAAGAATTTGATGAAACATCCTTATTTTCACTATCACCAATAGATGATACTCTTAGGACAAGGCGTTTGAGTAATTGTTCAAATACTAGTACAAACTCTAATACtgatatattttcttttgaaaACTTGATACCTCAAAAATCTGCAATACTAACGGAGTTAGAATCAAATGCAGATGAAAGTGTCATAGGTTCTAGTACATTTGCCAGTGCCAGTAAAGAACAAATTAGTTcgatattaaataaattaaatagtaGAAGTgctaaatataaaatgaaatacaAAAATCTTATTGCTACTTATAATGAGTTAGTTACGGAGAATGCCAAATGTCAATCTGTTTTGGAACAAACACAAGATGCaactgtaaaaaaaattaaaaagttaaaaaatgaaaaacttGAACTTGAAGAGAAACTTAGAAATATACAAAGTGGTGCTATACCTTCTGATgctgaaaaaataaaaaaattagaagaattattagaaaaatgcaaagataacatttttatgaataaaacaaaaatagcaaatttaagtaaagaaaatgatgaattaaaaaaaaaattaaatgaaggacgagaaaatatagataataaCAAG gATGGTACGTCAAATCAATTAAATTGTAAGGATTATAATGAAACtatcaaaaaattagaaGAAGAGAATGCTATTACACTGGCAACAGTTAAAGCACAATTTCATAGCCAATTAGAAGAAAAAGACaatgaaataaatagttGGCGTAATAAATATTCGCAGCAAATTTTTGacaatgaaaatattaaaaaagaaaatgaaaatttagtAAAACTTTCAGAAAGTTTAGAACAGGAGAAGAAAGAGATGCTTGAACAGATAGTTGAAACTAAAAAACAAGTTTTAGAATCCGTTGAAAAAGATGAAAGGTATAAACGTGAACAATGTGAAATAGAGTTTAATGAAAGATTAGCTTCAtctcttaaaaataatgattctAAATGGGAAGAGAAATTTGTACTATTAAAAGAGGAATatgaacaaaaaattaacaacTTACAAGAAGGAATTGATAATTGTTCAACaaattttgttgataaaaattgttttgatAAAGAGTACCAAAGAGTATTAGATGAATTAAAAGCAGAAAATAgtagtttaaaaaatgaaatattagacttaaaaatgttatctgaaaaagaaatcagtgatttaaaaaaatctataaaattttcatctGAAAGACATAATAGTGAAATAGATGGTATAATAAAGGAGGCTGAAGAGGGAAATAATGACCTTAAAAGAGAGCTGGAAAATATGAAATGTAAGTATAACGACTTAACAAAAAATGTTGAAGAAGAAAGAAATAAGTTATGTGAAAAAATTAGGCTTTTAGAATTAGAATcgattaataataatgatactATAACAGAATTAAGAAAACTTTCTGATACTCAAAAA agtGATCTTTCAActgaattaaataaattaaaagtgcAATTGAAAACTATTACTGAGGAACGTAACAATCTATTGACAAGAATAAAggattatgataaaaatttaaaagatttaaaagaaaaatatcaATCTGAAGTGGATGAAAACCAATCCCTTAATAGTAAATTAGAGGAAATTATAATTGA ACAAAGTACTTTCAAAGAAGTAACAAAGAATGAGATTGAAGAgcttaaaatgttaattgaATCAAAAAAACAAGAAATAGTAAATTTGCTTAATGAAAAGGAAACATTTGAGGCTGAGTTGACTGATGCCAGACTAGTAAAGAAATTAAAGTCTCAGTTGGAAAGTGATTTAGAGGATATGAgaaatgaattaaaagaaaCATCAGAAAATTTAACCCAATCTGAATTAAGATACAatgaaatgttaaataaattaaaag aagaaaataatatattaaaaacagaaaaagatttatggatgaaaaatgaaaattatgaTGTTG acaatgaaaataatataaaagaattaaacgaaaaaattattttagctGATAGAGAAATTAATAATCTTAGAGATGAGATTAATAAATTAGAGGAAGATAGTGAGAAAAAACAACTTAAGCAAGagttaaatgaaattaaagaaaatttacaacaatctttaaatgaaaaaaatgacCTTAGTCAGCAATTAATTGCTCTTCAAGACGAATTTCAAAAGTTGTTGGAAAAAGATACAGAAAATGAAATGGCAACAAAAGTCAATAGTTTAGAAGatgaaaaatcaaatttagaaaatgaattagaaagtgctaaaaatgaaattgatatgttaaatgataacataaaaagtttaaaaaatatagaa TTAAATGATTTACAAA AGTTCAATGCTAAATTTGAACAAAAAGACAATGAAATAAAGGAATTGTCTCAAAAATTAGAAACTTATGACTTATCAAAGAATGATTACAATACGTTAACCAAAGAAATGGAAGAATTAAAGCTTTCAAATGACAATTTACGAGAGGAGTACATgcaaaaagaaaatttagtATCTGAATTGCGTGAggaattaaatattgttaaaaatgataGGGAGAATTTAGATAAAGAAATTCAAGCTCTTTTGAAATGTAAACAAGAACATCTTGTTGACATTGAATCTTCTAAAAGTAAAGTTGCAGAGCTTATGGAAGAAATAGAAAAGTTGAAAGACATGGAAATTGGTCATAAAGAACATATTAATATTCTTCAGGAGGAAATCTCTCGTAAAAATGAGGAAcaagaaaaaattgttaatgaGAAAGATTCATTAACCAGTGAAATAGAAAGTTTAAAACGTCAagttaaagaaaatgaaattgCTTTATCTGTAacagaaaaatataaaaaagaaatggataagtttaaaaaagaagCTGAAATGAAAGTTGAAGAAATGAGGCAGAAAGTTTCTCAAGTCGAAAGTGACAGATGCTCAAAATATCAAGTTGagttagaaaaattaaaagcaACATTAGAAAACAAGTTGGAGGATATAGATAATTTGAAAGCAAAAAAAATGGAAGTTGAAGATTTACTTAAAGAAGCAAatgaaaaagttaataacTATTCTGCAAAAGTTGTTGATTTAGAGGagaaattaaaagataataaagatttaacattaaaactACTTGAAAAAGAAGATGTTATTCTTGAACTTCGTGACCAATGTACTAAACTTGAACAAGATTATGTTGAGTTTAAAGAGAAAAGTGCCATAACAATATCAACTCTTGAAACAAAAATAACTGAAATGGAGCAATCTAAAGCTAGTGATGTTAAAAAAGCTATGGCTAAAGTTGATGGTGATCAAAAAAGAATGATTAAAGAACTTCAAAAAGAAGTTAAACAATTATACCATGAATTAAGTAAGACATCATCAACTAATGATGCCCTTaatgaagaaataaaaaaactaaaacaAATTGAAAATCTAAGCGAAGATTGTGTAAAAAATGTTACTACCTCTAATCTTAATTCTGAAATTGGAGGTAAAGATGATAACAAAACTACAAAGAGAAGTTTTGATGTCATTGATTATGAggaattaaatgttttaagagaaaaagtattaaattatCAAGCTAAACTTTTTGAACTTGAAGAAAAGTATCTTAAAGAAACAACAGCTTTGAAAGAagaaattaagaaaaataatttgacaAGATCTGttgaaaataatactttGGCAAATGCTttagaaattaaaagtatt aatcattctattaataaattgtcTAATCAATTTACATCTGCAGAAAACTATACATTTGCTGAGCCAACAGAAGCTGAATATTTACGAAATATTCTTTATCGTTATATGTACGAAAGAGAAACATTAGGAAAAGGTAATGTGACATTGGCAAAAGTTATTGGCACAGTAGCGAAATTTAGCCCTGAGCAGATGGAAGCTGTATTAAATAAGGAAGAGGCAAGACATTTATCATGGATTCAAG ttgCCGAAAACAGCAGTAGCAGTGCAGTCAAATCACTTATGGGACCTAATGTTACTTGTGTAACACAAAGGAAACGATCGTCATATGACAAAATGTAA
- a CDS encoding Phosphate-regulating neutral endopeptidase, translated as MKFLFFLIIIILTSIHINSSKIKLNNLSQNNQSSKNNVILNFLQEYIDEGIDPCSDFYQFTCGKWLSRNMLNEKSLHNNEDNLNEFVNNQVMSLLKKNISNKSRTIKMLKIVFDKCISNFPMNSLSICLKFINNQMSYAVDSLYVNEKITKNDMNEVSKVLKNLKNIFITTFKRQNWLKNEEKNEIIMKVKNMHFHFSYDSIITNYTILDEYYQNLFIKEDDNFNEIKNKLKSFVVSDLFQKKYENNDYNSLTSKATATYFDEDNKVFIGAGYINLPFYHIKLPKSMIYGAFGSLIGHEIMHAFDMNGLKFDKNSKMTKWFSEETEEKFKKKSKCFVKQYDKYIGKQSKMHINGKATLNENIADNEGLKISFMAYKTNVKMRNKLNIRVLKNYTNEQLFFIAYGMSFCTNRSIKNEVQLIKYGEYSSERYRVIGAVSNNNDFMEAFGCKLDTPMNSLKKCRIWN; from the exons atgaaatttttattttttcttattattattattttaacttcaATTCACATTAAttcatcaaaaataaaactaaataatttatcacaaAATAATCAGAgttctaaaaataatgtgatattaaattttctacaAGAATATATTGATGAAGGCATTGATCCTTGTAGtgatttttatcaatttactTGTGGAAAATGGTTGTCAAGGAATATGTTAAATGAAAAGTCTTTACATAATAATGAAGATAATCTTAATGAATTTGTTAATAATCAAGTAATGA gtttgcttaaaaaaaatatatcaaacaAATCAAGGACTATTAAAATGcttaaaatagtttttgaTAAGTGTATTAGTAACTTTCCCATGAATTCATTAAGTATTTGCctgaaatttataaataatcaaatGAGTTATGCTGTAGATTCTCTTTatgttaatgaaaaaattacaaaaaatgatATGAATGAAGTAAgtaaagtattaaaaaatttaaaaaatatttttatcacaacatttaaaagacaaaattggttaaaaaatgaagaaaaaaatgaaattattatgaaggtaaaaaatatgcattttcatttttcatATGATAGTATAATTACAAATTACACAATTTTGGATGagtattatcaaaatttgtttattaaagaaGATGACAACTTTAAtgagataaaaaataagttaaaatCTTTTGTTGTAAGtgatttatttcaaaaaaaatatgaaaataatgattataataGTTTGACTTCCAAAGCTACGGCAACTTATTTTGATGAGgataataaagtatttattgGAGCTGGGTATATCAATTTAccattttatcatattaaacTTCCAAAATCAATGATTTATGGAGCTTTTGGTTCTTTAATTGGTCATGAAATTATGCACGCTTTTGATATGAATggtttaaaatttgataaaaatagtaaaatgaCAAAGTGGTTTAGTGAAGAGACTGAGGagaagtttaaaaaaaaatcaaaatgttttgttaaacaatatgataaatatataggaAAGCAATCTAAAATGCACATTAATGGTAAGGCaacattaaatgaaaatattgcTGATAATGAgggattaaaaatttcttttatggCATATAAAACAAATGTCAAAATGAGAAATAAACTTAACATTCGtgtattgaaaaattatacaaatgagcaattgttttttatagCATATGGTATGTCTTTTTGTACAAATCgttcaataaaaaatgaagttcaattaataaaatatggtGAATATTCCAGTGAACGTTATCGAGTTATTGGTGCTGTATCTAATAACAATGATTTTATGGAAGCATTTGGTTGTAAACTTGATACACCAAtgaattcattaaaaaaatgcaGAATTTGgaattaa